Below is a window of Geomonas oryzisoli DNA.
CGTAGCTTTCGTTGTTGAGCCAGAGGATCTTCAGCAGGCGGTCGAACTCTTTCAGGTCGAACTCCGGGTAGGTGCCGCGCATTTCAGCAGCGATCCTGCGCGCGAGCCCCTGCGGCAGCTGCACGTCTTTCCATGCCTGGATGTCCTCGTTGCTTTTACGGTCAAACTCGAAGCGCTGAATCTCCAGGGCCTGGTCCATATCCGGCATAGGCCCGTCGGAGTGGGTGATCATCGCGTAGGAGATTTCCCGGTCCTGGAAGTGCCGTAGCGAGTCGTACAGGGAACCGGGCTCGTTCACCCTGGCCAGGATGAGGCTCTTGTCACGGTCGGCCAGGATCAGGCGCCTGTTGATCTTGAGGGATCGGAGCTCGCGTTCCAGAAGGACCAGCGCTTCCGGCTCGTCCTGCATCGACGTGAAGAAGTAAGGGTTGATCTGCTCTTTCAGCCATTTCCGGTTTTCGGAAAGCTCATAGGCGGCGCTTTTTCTGACACTGGCCTTGCTGGTCATGCTTTATTCCCCTTTAGCCTCGATATAACTGCTCCCGAGGCTAGTATATCAGCGACGGCGTCATTTGCTAAATCGATCCTGTGTCTGATTGAAAAAAGTTTGCTTTGAATAAACGCGGCCGGCGGAGTGAACCTTGATGAGGATGCACTTTCGGGAGGTAACATCTGCGCCTGTCGTGGAAATATTGTCGGGACCGTGAGCAGGAGCTCGTACGACATGAAGGGAAGACGATTTCACTGCAGCGACAAAACCAGTTGAAACGGGTTCTGCTACTGGGTATGATGCGAGGCTCGATAAAACGTTCTGGATGGAGGAGCGGTGCATAGATATTTATCCGCCGAGGTGCCCGGTACCGGCGGCACTATAAAAAACACGCCCGAGGACTTCATCGTCGAGGAGATTCCCGCGTACCTTCCCAGCGGGCAGGGGGAGCACTGCTACGTCGCCATAGAGAAGCGCGGCATCGCAACGTTGGAAGCGGTACGCCGACTTGCCAAGGCGCTTGGCGTACAGGAGCGTGATGTCGGTTATGCCGGCATGAAGGACGCCGTAGGGATCACCCGCCAGACCGTTTCCATCCCGCGGGTCGCCCCGGACAAGATTCGCGCGCTCGACATTCCCGGCATCAAGGTGCTCTCCGCTGTTTTGCACGGCAACAAGCTTAGGCTGGGGCATCTCAAGGGCAACCGCTTCGAGATCAGGGTGCGCGATGTTGCGGCCGGTGCGCTGGTGCATGCCGAAACCGTGCTCGCCGCCCTCACCAGCCGCGGCGTTCCCAACCGGTTCGGCGTGCAGCGCTACGGCGTGCAGGGCAACAGCCACGCCATTGGTGCAGCCATGCTGCGCCGCGACTACAGGGCCGCCGTCGACACCCTGATCGGAGACCCCGCACAGGTGACCGACGAACGTTGGCGCCAGGCGATCGAGGCCTACCGGCAGGGGGACCTGGCCGGCAGCCTCGCCCTCTTTCCCGGCCACTTCCGGACCGAGCGCGAGGTGCTCGGGCGGTTGCAGCAGCGTCCCGACGCGTTCGAGAAGGCTTTCCATGCCGTGCAGCCGCGCATGAAGAGGCTGTACCTCTCCGCATTCCAGTCCTCGTTGTTTGACCTGGTGCTGGAACAGAGGTTGGAGCGGCTGGATCGGATCGAGGAAGGGGACATTGCCTTCAAGCACGACAACGGCGCCTGTTTCCTGGTGCAGGATGCCGCCGCCGAGGCG
It encodes the following:
- the truD gene encoding tRNA pseudouridine(13) synthase TruD: MHRYLSAEVPGTGGTIKNTPEDFIVEEIPAYLPSGQGEHCYVAIEKRGIATLEAVRRLAKALGVQERDVGYAGMKDAVGITRQTVSIPRVAPDKIRALDIPGIKVLSAVLHGNKLRLGHLKGNRFEIRVRDVAAGALVHAETVLAALTSRGVPNRFGVQRYGVQGNSHAIGAAMLRRDYRAAVDTLIGDPAQVTDERWRQAIEAYRQGDLAGSLALFPGHFRTEREVLGRLQQRPDAFEKAFHAVQPRMKRLYLSAFQSSLFDLVLEQRLERLDRIEEGDIAFKHDNGACFLVQDAAAEAPRVRSFEISATGPMFGCTMMEAKGAQGELEAGILAAEGLVPESFNLSGGLRMEGERRPLRVPLTAASVRQEGSDLIFDFSLPRGAYATCVLSEVMKDQ